From the genome of Ziziphus jujuba cultivar Dongzao chromosome 4, ASM3175591v1:
TCAGATGCTTCTCAGCGCTACAACTCACAATTTGAGGAGACCCGATAAGATTGTCGGCAGCCTTGGTTATCTGTTTCCCTATCTGAGCTTCATTAGAAACCAGCAAAGATTCTGTCTCggtttctcttttccttttcccaCTATTTATATTCGTGAAAGGTGGGGATAGGTACTTGCTTTTCTTCCTTTCCCTGGAGAGAATGCCCTTCTCAGTTTGTCCTTTGACCTCATTATCATCCCGTTGCAAACTTTGACTCTTCAATTTCCCATTGTTTGAAACAGTGCGCTCACCATCATCGTGTTCAGAGCTGACAGCATCATTCTTCCTTCTCCTTGAGATGACGCCCTTTTTAGTTTCTTCCTTGACCACATTGCCAATTTTCTTATTAGTCTGAACAGTTTTAGTATCAGCACTAATGGCAGACCCTGAGAACCTGGCCTTCCTTCCTCTCCCAGTTTCAGAAGTCAAATTGCTGTCACCCTCGCCATCACTTTCCTCTCTGcctttcctcttctttttcccGGAGAATGTTGTCTGTTTCCCTGTGATTGCTTCTCTAGTGATTTCCTTGCTCCTAGTTTTAGGCTGAGAATCTTTATCTCCTCTAGTAATTTTCTTGTCTTTAGTTTTAGCCTGAGAGTCTTTATCCCTTTCCATAATGTCAGCAATGCTTTTCTGTTTCCTTCTATGATATATCCTACTTTCCGAAATTGGAGGGGAATGTTGCAACGAACTTTGATTGTTTTGGGCAAGACTAGAACCTATTGGAGAAGAAAGCCAGTCCTCAAATGGCCCTTGGGTTGGAACTTCTACTGATTTCCAATTGTCTTCTTCAAGGCCAGGAGTTGGCTCGGGTTCATGGTATTGGGGCAACTGATATCCCCCTTTTGATCTATAAAAAGCAGACAACCGACTCTGTATCACCCTCAGCTCaagcacactgttcacatacaTAATCTGAGCAGCGCGTTTCAATCCAGCCAGAAGTTCATCAGGCTCAATCATTAGAGCCGAAAGCTTCCCAATTCCAGCTTCAGGCACAAGAATCCCTTCCTTAACTCCTGAATTCGCCGCAGATGGTTGACTAAGACCAATTCGATTCTCCTTGGGCACACATGAACAAGTCATCTTCAACTCCAGAAGTCTACCAATCTCATCGACAGCCTGCTGAACGGCATTGAGAAAAGCTTTAGAGCTACTCTGCTTAGACATCTCAACGAAATTCTTTTCGAAAGGCTTTAACTGAGATGGCTGGCACCAAGCGAAAGTTCCATCACCAAAGTAAGCCACAAGGAGTCTATCCTTTGGTTTAATCTTTGCTGCATAATCTGATGCATAAGACGGATCATAAATCTGCCCAGGCCACCATGGGTGGCTCTTAACTTTACCCCACACGAAATCACCTACGGTAAACTCATACTCTTCATCATTGGCATCTTCTACTTCTCCATCGTTGTTTTCACTGGTCTCTGCAATAGGAACCTCAATTGTTCTGAGCTTCCCATATGGttcttttttcctattttcaTTCAAAGAAATCCCATTCCCTTCAAGCCAGATTTTATCACCAATCCCTGGCTTAGCCCCAAGAACCTCGTCCGAATTTTCAATACTGCGAGTCCGACCACCATGTCTACTACCTCCAAGTCTTCTCGCGCTTAACCTCTTTCTTGGCGGAGAAGAATCCGGCAAACCACCATCCCCGGAAACTGAAATCTTTGTCTGAAGGACCCGACTacccccaccaccaccaccatcatcatccAAACCTTGTTTTCCGTTTACAGATTCCTTGACCCCATTCTCTTGATTGACCCGAACGCGGCCCTCCCCTGTCGACCTTAAACCCATCCGCGATTCCTTCTTACCATCAATAACTTCTCTAAGATTTTTCTCACCTGAGACTTGAGGTTTAGCTGGTTCAGTTGGTGGACGTATAGAAGACGAAGCTAAGGATTTGGATCGTGTCTCTACCGTTCCCATTTCCTGGAAAATATTTTCTCGGGAAAACCAAACTGCTACGCCAAATTCACAGctgatatgaataaaaaaagatcagaaccccaaaatttaagaaaaacagAGTGGAAAGGCTGTGAAAATCAGCACATTGCAGGTTCAGAGTTTCAGGAAGAAGAGATTGAAACTCGCAAGTAATATAATAGTATTACACGCCACCCACTTACACTCATTgacaaaaaaatatagaataattcaaaacaagataatattaaaataaaaattttccaacaccaaaaaataaataataattaacaaaaaagataAGCATGAATGAAAGTTATAGAGATTGAATGGAATAATATCAATATACACAACGAATATATCTAACCTTAACCAACGAAGAATTAGGGTTTCCAAAAGTCTATACTATTATACGCTCAAACCAGGAAGTAATTACCATAACTATTTTCtcctggaaaaacaaaaaatctgaaCTTCGAAAGAGAAAGACAGCCCCGGAGAGAATCGAATTCTTGACacagagaaaattaaaaaattttgaaacggtGAGAACGATAAGAAAAAGACGAAGGAAAGACTGAATGAATTTGTCAAAGGTGGGAAACGTAAAATCTCGTAAGGGTAGGTTGCGATAAATTGAAGTCCAGGCGGTGTGGTGAGGTGAGAGAGAGAggctctctctctatttttacTTGGCGAAGTCGTTTTCGAGCGGTCATTTCCACGTTTAGTAATCTGTAGCATTAAACAATCCCAGTAATTAATAGTTTCTGGGACTCGCTCTTTTAGGCTGCCGTATTGGCTTTTCACTGTAGTCTTGGTGCTAGCGTGGTCGTTTTAAAGGGCGAGTATCATCGATTTTTTATATCTTCGCAATTTGTGGTGCGGATTAATGGAGGGGCTGTGACTGTTAAGCTGTTTTACGTTGAAAAAGTGAGGATTAAGTCACGGATGACCGACACCTGTCCTTCGTATCATTCGAAAGAACGGATGCCGCAAAGGCTACGATGATTCTAGCACTACTTTGCGTTCGCCAATTAGCGAGCCTAGTTACTCAGTGGGGACAGCAAAAGCAACTCAGTTACAACGACACCATTGGCGTTGGGctcttgttgttttttttttgggtgaattaatatatttcattagatttttgtttgttttaccatttaaattttagtattatttaaacaaaattgtttatattttagGAATTaactatttacccaaaaaatattataggaattatttcccaaaaaaagaaatattataggAATTAATTAGCAATTCATTTTTGGACagttatatgtattattattttttaattgtacagtaaaacaaagaaaataaaatggctCCTTTCTAATTTAACGTAATTGTTTCCAAGTTATAATCATGAACTCCAGTCACAATGTCAAACGACCAGCTTTACCATATTAACacggtaaaaaaatatatatatatatagtgcacTGGAATATTTATCATAGAATATTGACTTATAGCATCTCTAATAATgcttattagatttttaaaatttcagtttatttttattattattatttttttaggattACTAATGTTTTGGCGCATGCTCTTGCCCAGTTTGGTCTCAAGTCTAATTCTAGTTCTATTTGGTTAGAGGAGGAGCCACTGGCTTCCTATTTTGAATATTGATCTAGTtggtttttcctctcaatgaagttatcttatttaaaaaataataataataaagagtatattttctattaaaaaaagcatcttaagattttcaaaaataaaaagtgacaTTTAGTAAACTATTCCAacttactttttaaattaacaTACAATGATATTGGTGGTGTATAGgaatatgtaaaataataaatgaacatAAAAAGATAATATGCATAGGAAAATGTAAAAGTAATAAaagaaagtattaaaaaatttaatttaaagaagGGTTTGAATCTCTATATTTTGAAAGGctaaattaactttttattttaatttctaaatttaaaaagcCTAGAAATTTAAACAAGAGGTGGTTctctattttaatatatttttaaagattgATAGAATAAATAAACAGCGTATTGAAAATGCTCAACCATTCAAACTTCGAATGACATTTAATGAATGTCACACCCCAATATaattaaggtggtgcattatgGTTTTTTAGTACAACAAGTGAAAATGAATCCAACACCAAAAAATATTATACTTTAAATGTCGCAAATTATTAAACAATAGCAAAACATTGGtctatggatatatatatatatatatatatatatattaatatatatacatttttcttttttcttttttcttttgttggctCTGAATTTAAAATTCCCTTTGGAAGCCTTTGCAAAATGGGGTCGGCtacaaactaaaatattaataagaaaCTTTCAGTTTGTTGAGACGAATGGTACAGAATAGTAGGCACTCCAGGTGATTGTGCACCATCTACATGGAATCGCATCTCTTTGTTATTGAATTTCACATTCCACACTTTCTATTACTTACTATTCTCCCAAACATCTCAAAGATGCTTTACTATATACTTTCAAGTGCCATTTTCAGTGAGCATTTGAAAAAGTTTGCTGCAGAATTCCAGTACCCCTTTTATACTATTTCTAAAGCATTCCAAAAAACTATTGAAGGCATATTATTAACGGCTAAAGATCTATGCACTTGATACACTGTTGCAAATGAGGCTTCGATATCCAAACAAATATCTATTCTGCATTGACTGGTAAAGGTAAACCTATCCCCAACTAAAAGATCACACTAGGAAAAGCTCAAATTTCAAACAGTCTCGtcggtaaaaaataaaataaaaaatcacctTTTGTTATTAGATAGCTacccaaatcaacttcaattaCTCAAAATGTGACCTTTTTTTTCGTCTGGGTCGCTTGCATAAAATTCAGATTAATACTACGAACAAAATGTATACAATTGAATTTGGTAAACCATTTGAGATGTAACCATTGTTCCGTTAAAAGAAACCGCAACATCATCTTGATCTGAATCATTCAggcaaaattttgattaatttgctTGTTTTTGATTAATCCCACTGCGGCCAAGTTGTATGACCAAAGATTTAATTCTATCACTTCCGCTTGCAGCTATTCTTAAAATGCCACTTTTGCTTTGAAAACAGAGATCTCTAACCGCCTTCCAAAACAATTTTGTTTCAGATAAAAcaactatattttaaattatggtCTACCAAATGTAGGTACTTGAAACAATTTCCAGtaaaattttgccaaattcaaaacgaaccaaaaaaaaataataataaaaaaaaaattaacacaaaatttaCCAActattcatatttaaataagcaattACATTGAAATTGAAGCAGAGAACAATCACTGTactacaaaaaaagaaaaaaaaaaaaaaaaagaataccaaACAAATCGGAGGAGAATACCAACTAAGAAGTAAGAACCCACTTCAAATCCCCCCAAAATGTAGACCAAAATAAGCTCATTTACCATGCTTCTTCTTCCTTAACCCTCCTCCTAAGCAATCGAAACCTTAGCACCAGCCTCCTCCAGCTGCTTCTTCGCTTCATCAGCCTCGTCCTTCGACACTCCTTCCTTAAACTTCTTCGGCAAGCCCTCAATCAGCTCCTTAGCCTCCTTCAGCGCCAAACTCGTCAACGCCCTCACTGCCTTAATCACCGCAATCCTCGCGTTGCTCGGCACCTCGTCGATGACCACGTCGAACTCCGTCTTCTCTTCAACGGCAGCGCCGGCATCCGCGGCGGCTACTGGAGCAGCACCGGCAACGGCAACGGGAGCGATGGCCGCAGCTGAGACACCAAGCTTCTCTTGAAGATAGTCGACCAGGATTCGGGCCTCCTCCAAGGTGAGGCCGGAGATTTCACCGCCAATCTTCTCGATCTTCTCAGGCGCGGAGACGGCGGCGATGGGACGGACATGGATGGCTCTTTGGGAGGAGAGGCTAGGGTTCGAGTTGTTGAAGGGGAATTGGAGGAAGGTTGTTTTATAGGGGGTGTGCGCAGGATAAGAGGAAGGAGTGGGTGTAGGATAAGATGGGGAGCGGAGCGTGAGTGCCGAGAGAGTGGTTGCCATTTGCTTTCCTCCTTTACtttgttgttttgttggaagaagaagaagaagataggaTAAGGGGTGGAAGGGAGAAACTACTACGGAGAGTGTAATGGATATGAGAAATGGGGATATAGCTGCTGGTTTTTCACCCGGCTGACGTAATTACCCTTCCCAATTGCTAATGTCTATCTGTTTGTGGAGATGTTACAGAACTTTTGGTCCAGGGGTATATCAGATAATTCAGATATAATGCCCATTGGGCATGAGCCGAGTAAGCTCGGGTGGCCAATATAGCCAAGCTGGCCCAATATCCAGCCCCATAAAAATCTTGTCAGTTGGTGTATATAGTATATTTAGACATATTATAATGGAAACAAACGGGGGCAACGGGACAGTTCAGGCTCAACCCCATTAGGTATGGGCTAAGTAGGCTCAGGAAGAATTATGATGAAACAGGCCCATTTTCCTGGCTCAATCAAAAAGCTATTCAGTGGGTGTAAGGTGTATTTAGAAATATTGTAAGTCATTTAAAAGCAAAAAGGAAAGGGGAATTTAGCCCAATACCCTTATTTGAAACGTATTAATGAAATTTACCTAacttgattgattttttttttgttttacctttttattttcatatatttccaaattatctttttcaaatatcaaaaaggAAATCAAGCCCTAAACGGAGCATGACGAAGaaggagaggaagagagagtgAGAAATAATGGCAAAACAGTTTAGGATGACCAAAGAGTTCTTCAAGAGGAGGGACGGAAGTCAATAATCATGGTGTAGATGGTTTCTACCCTGTCGAATCTAAGATGAAAGTGTAGGGATTAAAGCGTGGAACTGAAAGCCTATCTAGGAATTTGCAGGTGATATATGCTTTGTCGCTGGACAAGTCAAATCTGGCTGTTTCAAAATATCTAGCTGAGTGCATGGATGCTGAAGGATTAGTAGAACCAATCCATCAAACTCCAGAGGTAATGTTTATATAacttatattcttaattttattttatttttctaaaaataattaattttacatcAAGATTCAACGTTTTGGAACTTCTAAATTACTCCTTCATTCATAGTTTGTCACAATTAGACAAAAGACAATGGTAGTATCTGGTTTTTGCTTGAATTATTCACTTTCTTATTTGGTAGGCCGATAATTCATAAGGAAAATACTTTATAAAGGAATATGATTTTGTAAACtgtaatgtcttttttttttttttttttttttggggaagctATTTGGGACATGTTGAGAgaagtattttttaattcaaacttgtcccaaaaaaataaaataaaataaaataatcccaAGTTTCATTAtcctagatttttaaaatttttgttcctTCTTATATTTTCCATGCACCAAATACTaaagaattttcaaaatcaatttctgGAAAATGATTCCTCATtgaaataatgtaataaacatTTTAGTGTGTTATTCATACAAGTAAAACATTTTCCTTAAGATTTCTTATTGgactactaaaaaaaaaaattctaatggaCTGAATTATTTATCATTCTTGGGTTGTAAATTAAAGTGCTTAGAGTTTGGCTGTTTATCTCTAGgcaatatatcttttttttgaatttcttatGGATTATTTGAATAGACTAGCTTCAACCATTTGAAGGTTTCTAAATTTGAAATGGAAAGTTAAAAGgacatttctttttccttgaccCATAATTTCTATGGCCCTAAAAGTTTCTTGACTAGATCATGGAAGACAGCTAAATGTTAATGTGGACCATGTTGTGATTATATaccttaaattaataataaataaaaagttacaaTGCTGATAATGATTTATATTAAGTTTTACATAGCTTTCTAAACAAAAtgcttgctagtttgttttcagaatttataatgataaaaactaGAGCTTGaggttttgtttatttgccATAAATGTTTGGCATGTTCATCTTATAGTTCATACAACAAAGAAAAGTATGAAAGCATTACCATCAATGGGTCCTAATATGTTGCTGGATGTTACCTTGCGGAAAGATGCCTAGCTTCAAATATTATGCAAACTTAATGAACCTAAAATATCCTAGCTTTGAGAGGATTTAGTCTctcaaacaataatttaaagttaAATACAAATTCTCTATTATTgtaataaaagcattaaaacaATCTTTGGTTGTTTTCTCTTAtacatggaaattaaatttacaaccaatggagtacccaaaaaaaaaaaaaatgataatgaatGTAAATGACCATAAATTTTCTTGCTCCCTATCTATTTGAGAAGATTTTAACAAGAAAAACTTGCATGTGTTTGAAGTCATGAACTGCCTATGATAGTTACTGAAAACTAAACAGACAATTTATGTTGGTGTTGCTTGTCTTGGGACAATTTTGTTTGGTTACCATCTCGGATACGACTTACTCTGGCAATAAGATAGCATGCTCTGTTTTGCTttgaacttttttaatttaatttcaatattaagGTAAGAGGTAGTACtgcataatatttattataggaTACATGATATAATTACAAATCTCAAGTCCTTGTTACTTTTTTCTTCAGACGTAACCTTCCAAGCCTTTTAATATAAACTTATTCTATGCATGAGGTTTACCATAGTGTTCTTGTTTATTTGCTGTAGGGTTGTTAACGTCTCTCTTGAGTACCCTTTCAAGGATCTTG
Proteins encoded in this window:
- the LOC107415304 gene encoding PWWP domain-containing protein 3; this translates as MGTVETRSKSLASSSIRPPTEPAKPQVSGEKNLREVIDGKKESRMGLRSTGEGRVRVNQENGVKESVNGKQGLDDDGGGGGGSRVLQTKISVSGDGGLPDSSPPRKRLSARRLGGSRHGGRTRSIENSDEVLGAKPGIGDKIWLEGNGISLNENRKKEPYGKLRTIEVPIAETSENNDGEVEDANDEEYEFTVGDFVWGKVKSHPWWPGQIYDPSYASDYAAKIKPKDRLLVAYFGDGTFAWCQPSQLKPFEKNFVEMSKQSSSKAFLNAVQQAVDEIGRLLELKMTCSCVPKENRIGLSQPSAANSGVKEGILVPEAGIGKLSALMIEPDELLAGLKRAAQIMYVNSVLELRVIQSRLSAFYRSKGGYQLPQYHEPEPTPGLEEDNWKSVEVPTQGPFEDWLSSPIGSSLAQNNQSSLQHSPPISESRIYHRRKQKSIADIMERDKDSQAKTKDKKITRGDKDSQPKTRSKEITREAITGKQTTFSGKKKRKGREESDGEGDSNLTSETGRGRKARFSGSAISADTKTVQTNKKIGNVVKEETKKGVISRRRKNDAVSSEHDDGERTVSNNGKLKSQSLQRDDNEVKGQTEKGILSRERKKSKYLSPPFTNINSGKRKRETETESLLVSNEAQIGKQITKAADNLIGSPQIVSCSAEKHLKTVSIELPSFDEEETSHGSSPKTITDDQKEIVDPTKVNVAANEMLSQIRSVAVNLSNRRGKKSFEVVVDFISIFRNSIYRNGSNYKLYNKRQPRARRKILDSESELPGNYPNQTSRTSPENESKRRRTRNKEEKKADKLERKEASETLDAKSGRKARKNEDKKADKREQKVATEILDTKLRRQKPKQAGGTSDYKKKPKQGGGTPDSKTKDKKTDVEASPAVLFVTFGPGSSLPTKADLIRIYGKYGDLDEAETDMFYNNFFARVSFIHSSDAEKAFSHSQNANPFGTANVTFRLQYLSSASKTRELSEISSKKESPPLKPRDKTPKKKSTPQPSVVEASELDFIKQKLEMMTSMLENSDKKISPKMKSKLEGEMKGLLEKVNTMVTSSS
- the LOC107415287 gene encoding large ribosomal subunit protein bL12c, coding for MATTLSALTLRSPSYPTPTPSSYPAHTPYKTTFLQFPFNNSNPSLSSQRAIHVRPIAAVSAPEKIEKIGGEISGLTLEEARILVDYLQEKLGVSAAAIAPVAVAGAAPVAAADAGAAVEEKTEFDVVIDEVPSNARIAVIKAVRALTSLALKEAKELIEGLPKKFKEGVSKDEADEAKKQLEEAGAKVSIA